TCGTCTCGCCGGTCGCCTTGAGGTTCGCGAGTACGGACAGGATGGTGCCGAGCTGCGTGCGCTTGCTCTTGGGCGGCACCACGGTGCGGAGCTTCGTGTCGAACGCGACCAGCCCGACCGGGTCCTGCTGGTAGATCATCAGGTACCCGAGCGCGGCGGCGAGGCAGACCGCGTAGTCGAACTTCGTGAGCGTCTCGTCGGCCGCACCGAGGGCGCTCCAGTCGATCTTCACGCCGGCCTTGCGCGCCTCCGCGGGGCCGTTCCAGTCCATCGACTTCGACAGGTCCATGACGAGGTAGCCCGTCATGTTGGTCTCGGCCTGGTACTTCTTGACGAAGTACTTGCCGGTCTTCGCGTACACGCCCCAGTCGAGCGACTTGAGGTCGTCGCCCGGGTTGTACTTGCGATGCTCGGAGAACTCGACGGAGAACCCGTGGTACGGGCTGCTGTGGAGCCCGGACAGGAACCCCTGCACGATGAACTTCGCGCGCAGGTCGAGCCGCGCGACCTGGCGGATCACTTCGGGCCGGAGGTACTTCTCTGCGTTCATGAAGGGGCCGTTCGCGTGTGAACCGTCGGTCTATTCGTCTTCACCCTTGTGGCACAAGCGAGTGTCAGTGGTTTTTTGTAGGGTGGGTCCAGGCTTTGCGCAGGCCCACCATCTCCCCCGCAAGCGCGAACGAACCCCGCGCGCCCCAACGCCACCCGGCACGTCCAAGACCCAATGGTGGGCCGGCGCAAAGCCTGGACCCACCCTACAAAAACCGCCATCGGGTCATCGGCCCGCCGGACGATCCGCGCGCGGGGTTCCGTTCGCGCTCGCAGGCGGGTGTGGTGGGCCGGCGCAAAGCCTG
The Gemmata palustris DNA segment above includes these coding regions:
- a CDS encoding DUF58 domain-containing protein; translation: MNAEKYLRPEVIRQVARLDLRAKFIVQGFLSGLHSSPYHGFSVEFSEHRKYNPGDDLKSLDWGVYAKTGKYFVKKYQAETNMTGYLVMDLSKSMDWNGPAEARKAGVKIDWSALGAADETLTKFDYAVCLAAALGYLMIYQQDPVGLVAFDTKLRTVVPPKSKRTQLGTILSVLANLKATGETNIPESLFQLASMIKGKSLVMLFSDLLPTTDDWKTEADALVRSLYRLRYAGHEVIVFHVLDVLEAKFPLAGLVDFQDVESTEHKEIDANGIRDDYIAFVEEFRGYIKKECTAANVDYLGVDTSVGFDKALIEYLVQRQRRFG